The Caldicellulosiruptor changbaiensis genome has a segment encoding these proteins:
- a CDS encoding DUF58 domain-containing protein: MGTFWLFLICSILFALNFFVTKRYGLKNVEYEIYFEEEKSSEGQEIHIVERIYNGKILPLPWVKSEFEISSSFFMENSKNYVVGDKLRYISIFFLLPYQQIVRRHKFVATKRGFYKLDKIYLVTGDLFGLATADRCYYVNDTLTIYPAFLDLQKHLMPRSSLSGETIVKRHYYEDIFHFAGIREYQSYDAFNRINWNATAKYNTLMVNKYEYTSSGDAIILLNVQSSEYERKEVFNKNIIEFGIKIAASLANECLKASTPVGFACNSLDEETGQPLEILLPSQDANQLLKVCEALAHIKIQVNQYFEVLLYDVLRSYNFRELFIITCFVNKEMEECIRLYSSLGIKFTLIMLEHDPRVFDLESENVRVFLAKEIVK; the protein is encoded by the coding sequence ATGGGAACATTTTGGTTGTTTTTGATATGTTCTATTCTGTTTGCTCTCAACTTCTTTGTCACAAAAAGGTATGGGCTTAAAAATGTAGAATATGAAATTTATTTTGAAGAAGAAAAAAGTAGTGAAGGGCAAGAGATACATATAGTTGAGAGAATTTACAATGGCAAGATTTTGCCTCTTCCATGGGTAAAATCCGAGTTTGAAATCTCTTCATCTTTTTTTATGGAAAATTCTAAAAACTATGTCGTCGGAGACAAGTTAAGATATATTTCTATCTTCTTCTTGCTGCCCTATCAGCAGATTGTAAGACGTCATAAATTCGTTGCAACAAAACGTGGCTTTTATAAACTTGACAAAATCTACCTTGTAACAGGAGATTTGTTTGGCCTGGCAACTGCTGATAGATGCTATTATGTAAATGACACTTTGACCATATACCCTGCTTTTTTAGACCTGCAAAAACATCTTATGCCGCGCTCAAGCTTGTCTGGTGAGACAATTGTTAAGAGACATTACTATGAAGACATCTTCCACTTTGCCGGAATAAGAGAGTATCAGAGCTATGATGCCTTTAACAGAATAAACTGGAATGCAACTGCAAAGTACAACACTTTAATGGTAAACAAATACGAATACACATCATCTGGCGATGCAATCATTCTTTTGAATGTCCAAAGTTCAGAGTATGAAAGAAAAGAGGTTTTCAATAAAAACATCATTGAATTTGGAATTAAAATTGCAGCAAGCCTGGCAAATGAATGCCTAAAAGCCTCAACACCGGTGGGATTTGCGTGTAACTCACTTGATGAGGAAACAGGCCAACCTCTTGAAATTCTACTTCCTTCTCAAGATGCAAACCAGCTTCTAAAGGTGTGTGAGGCCTTGGCACATATCAAAATTCAAGTAAATCAGTACTTTGAGGTTTTACTATATGACGTTTTAAGATCATACAACTTCAGAGAGCTTTTTATCATCACATGCTTTGTCAACAAAGAAATGGAGGAATGTATAAGACTTTATTCATCTCTTGGAATAAAATTTACACTTATTATGCTCGAACATGACCCACGCGTATTCGATTTAGAATCAGAAAATGTGAGAGTATTTTTGGCAAAAGAGATTGTAAAATAA